The following proteins are co-located in the [Pasteurella] mairii genome:
- the queF gene encoding NADPH-dependent 7-cyano-7-deazaguanine reductase — protein MHYHDQSLQSLPLGKQTKYAENYDRTLLQPVPRSLNRDSLGITARQPFTVGADIWTAYEISWLNTKGVPQVAIADVEIDCTSLNLIESKSFKLYLNSFNQSKFSSFDEVCHILQQDLQQCAQGEVKVRLNSLTNYHHTPIAFFAGDCIDEQGIEIVDYQFNPQLLQHCTGENLVDEVLVSHLLKSNCLITQQPDWGSVQIHYVGKQIDREKLLRYLISYRQHNEFHEQCVERIFCDLMQFAQPEKLTVYARYTRRGGLDINPFRSNFEPIPLNQRLARQ, from the coding sequence ATGCATTATCATGACCAAAGTTTGCAATCATTACCTCTCGGAAAACAAACAAAATATGCGGAAAATTATGACCGCACGTTATTGCAACCCGTGCCGCGTTCGTTAAATCGCGACAGTTTAGGGATTACTGCGCGACAACCTTTTACCGTTGGCGCAGATATTTGGACGGCTTATGAGATTTCGTGGCTGAATACCAAAGGCGTGCCACAAGTGGCGATTGCTGATGTGGAAATTGATTGTACCAGCCTAAATTTGATTGAGTCGAAAAGTTTTAAACTTTACCTCAATAGTTTCAATCAAAGCAAATTTAGCTCATTCGACGAAGTTTGCCACATTTTGCAGCAAGATTTACAACAATGCGCGCAAGGAGAGGTCAAAGTGCGGTTAAATTCTTTGACGAATTATCACCACACGCCAATCGCCTTTTTTGCCGGCGATTGCATTGACGAACAGGGTATTGAAATCGTCGATTATCAATTTAATCCACAATTGTTGCAACATTGTACCGGCGAAAATCTGGTAGATGAAGTGCTGGTCAGCCATTTGTTGAAATCCAATTGCCTTATCACGCAGCAACCTGATTGGGGCAGCGTACAAATTCATTACGTAGGAAAACAAATTGATCGTGAAAAATTATTGCGCTATCTTATTTCTTATCGACAGCATAATGAGTTTCACGAACAATGCGTCGAGCGAATTTTTTGTGATTTGATGCAATTTGCCCAACCGGAAAAGCTCACCGTCTATGCACGTTATACGCGGCGTGGCGGGTTGGATATTAATCCGTTTCGTTCCAATTTTGAGCCAATTCCGTTAAATCAACGTTTAGCTCGTCAATAA
- the ygdH gene encoding LOG family protein YgdH, protein MSHIHYVNPKGSMDQLSHLEVEQLAKKARSKLYTLYRNCSLAVLNSGAVTDDSRALLNQYPDFDINLLARERGVALELHNPPQTAFVDDKMIANIQYHLFAVLRDILFVNVLNQRINPCDIQDSKHITNQVFAILRNAKALIVGEHPNLVVCWGGHSINQIEYQYCRAVGLELGLRELNIITGCGPGVMEAPMKGAAIGHANQRYKNSRFIGITEPSIIASEPPNPIVNELIIMPDIEKRLEAFVRMGHAIVIFPGGPGTFEELLYILGIKLNPQNKAQTLPLILTGPKESADYFATIDRFIGETLGEEAQALYEIIIDDPVKVARRVKSAMKVIRETRYEKGNSYGFNWSLKIDPEFQMPFIPTHQNMTELDLHLNQSKVSLAANLRRVFSGIVAGNIKPETQDKIEELGKFQLQGDPKLMEKVDRVLRDFIEQHRMKLPGGDAYEPCYEILK, encoded by the coding sequence ATGAGTCATATTCACTATGTCAATCCAAAAGGAAGTATGGATCAACTTTCGCATTTGGAAGTTGAGCAATTGGCGAAAAAAGCGCGGTCGAAATTATATACGTTATATCGCAATTGTTCTTTAGCGGTACTTAATTCCGGCGCGGTAACGGATGATAGTCGCGCATTGTTAAATCAATATCCGGATTTTGATATTAATTTGCTTGCGCGAGAACGTGGCGTAGCATTAGAGCTACACAATCCACCACAAACCGCGTTTGTAGATGATAAAATGATTGCTAACATTCAATATCATTTGTTTGCTGTGTTGCGCGATATTTTATTTGTCAACGTACTCAACCAGCGCATTAATCCTTGCGATATTCAAGACAGCAAACATATCACCAACCAAGTATTTGCGATTTTACGTAATGCCAAAGCGCTGATTGTAGGCGAACATCCCAATCTTGTGGTGTGCTGGGGTGGGCATTCTATCAACCAAATTGAATACCAATATTGTCGCGCGGTCGGGCTAGAATTAGGCTTGCGTGAACTCAATATTATTACCGGCTGCGGTCCCGGCGTCATGGAAGCGCCAATGAAAGGTGCCGCTATCGGTCATGCCAATCAACGCTATAAAAATAGCCGCTTTATTGGAATCACTGAACCCTCTATTATTGCCTCCGAACCGCCAAATCCGATTGTGAATGAACTTATCATCATGCCGGATATTGAAAAACGCTTGGAAGCCTTTGTACGCATGGGACACGCTATCGTGATTTTCCCTGGTGGTCCGGGAACATTTGAAGAATTGCTTTATATTTTAGGGATAAAACTTAACCCGCAAAATAAAGCACAAACATTGCCTCTTATTTTGACTGGTCCAAAAGAAAGTGCCGATTATTTTGCAACCATTGATCGCTTTATCGGTGAAACCTTGGGCGAAGAAGCGCAAGCGTTATATGAGATTATCATTGATGATCCGGTTAAAGTGGCGCGCCGCGTGAAATCAGCAATGAAAGTCATTCGCGAAACACGCTATGAAAAAGGGAATTCTTACGGGTTTAACTGGTCATTAAAAATCGATCCAGAATTTCAAATGCCATTTATCCCAACCCATCAAAATATGACGGAATTGGATTTGCATTTAAATCAATCCAAAGTGTCTCTCGCGGCAAATTTGCGCCGCGTTTTCTCTGGTATTGTCGCGGGAAATATCAAACCTGAAACCCAAGATAAAATCGAAGAATTGGGCAAATTCCAATTACAAGGCGATCCGAAATTAATGGAAAAAGTCGATCGCGTATTGCGAGACTTTATCGAGCAACATCGGATGAAATTGCCAGGTGGCGACGCCTATGAACCTTGCTATGAAATCTTAAAATAA
- a CDS encoding Zn-ribbon-containing protein: protein MYIIDVFFRYHTDCALEQGRYLINQIIDQWRYNGQIIGREIPLYLAEQESQPGFAARVICPQQHSLLPEFNNIEVDRALQKAESAGIFFDSFQVVADDLNSDSTCQEVPRWQLLYTTHLHSCSPLHSGDDFAPIPLYQSLKKAPHLSMDVIKWQENWQACDQLQMNGSALEQHALQQISAIDSTLTKHGRYLAQDIEHHTGIPTYYYLYRVGGESLATEQQRRCPSCQQEWKLAEPLFDLFYFKCDHCRLVSNLSWNWL, encoded by the coding sequence ATGTATATCATCGACGTATTTTTTCGCTATCATACCGATTGCGCGCTTGAACAAGGGCGCTATCTGATCAATCAAATTATCGATCAATGGCGCTATAACGGACAAATTATCGGCAGAGAAATTCCGCTTTATCTTGCCGAACAAGAAAGCCAACCCGGTTTTGCCGCTCGTGTCATTTGCCCACAACAACATAGTTTATTACCGGAATTCAATAATATTGAAGTCGATCGCGCCTTGCAAAAAGCAGAAAGTGCAGGTATTTTTTTCGATAGTTTTCAAGTGGTTGCCGACGATCTCAATTCCGATTCCACTTGTCAGGAAGTTCCCCGCTGGCAATTGCTTTATACCACCCATTTACATTCTTGCTCACCGTTACACAGCGGCGACGATTTTGCGCCAATTCCGCTATATCAATCGCTAAAAAAAGCACCGCACTTAAGTATGGACGTGATCAAATGGCAAGAAAATTGGCAAGCTTGTGATCAGCTACAAATGAACGGATCAGCGCTTGAACAGCACGCCTTACAACAAATTTCTGCCATCGACAGCACGCTCACCAAACACGGGCGTTATTTAGCACAAGATATCGAACACCACACCGGCATCCCGACCTATTACTATCTTTACCGCGTTGGTGGCGAAAGTTTAGCCACCGAACAACAACGCCGCTGCCCAAGTTGCCAACAGGAATGGAAACTAGCAGAGCCACTATTTGATCTGTTTTATTTTAAATGCGATCATTGTCGCCTCGTATCGAATTTATCTTGGAATTGGTTATAA